One stretch of Rhodohalobacter mucosus DNA includes these proteins:
- a CDS encoding CynX/NimT family MFS transporter, giving the protein METPSGLQFRILPAFRMRYAYLCTSLQTASLTDNRKNILLLLAIGIIALNLRPSITAIGPLIGEIRSDTGLSNTLLGFLTTLPVLAFGLFSVLTPVFTRRFGTEGTMLIALLMLAAGILIRTAQPLIFLFAGTALLGVGIALGNVLLPGIVKKSFPGRYGAVTGLYSSMLGVGATAGAAFSVPLSQGTGLGWRFSIGFWVAGVVLAIAAWLPQMKFNLPVQARRGLRDSLRNLSSSKTAWGVAFFMGLQSLSFFTIIAWLPEILTGRNATAEYAGYMLALTQGTGVIGTLIVPQWAARLQRQRLPVYLLVTAEIVSIGGLLIPSLYLTGLWVALLGFSLGGTFGLALLFIVLRTRDSGSANELSAVSQSVGYTLAAAGPTFFGALFDLSGSWTIPMFLLLIIAAGKAAAGRIAGSDSYV; this is encoded by the coding sequence ATGGAAACGCCGAGTGGTTTACAATTCAGAATTCTTCCCGCATTTCGAATGCGCTATGCTTACCTTTGTACATCTCTTCAAACAGCGTCATTGACAGACAACAGGAAAAACATACTGCTCTTACTGGCAATTGGAATAATCGCACTCAATCTGCGTCCGTCCATTACGGCCATTGGTCCGCTGATCGGAGAAATCAGGTCTGATACCGGCTTATCAAATACACTGCTTGGATTTCTGACCACCCTGCCCGTTTTGGCTTTCGGCTTGTTTTCGGTGCTTACTCCCGTATTTACCCGCCGGTTCGGAACCGAAGGCACAATGCTTATTGCCCTTCTGATGCTGGCGGCAGGTATTTTGATCAGAACCGCGCAGCCTTTGATTTTCCTGTTTGCAGGCACCGCGCTGCTGGGCGTTGGAATCGCGCTGGGAAACGTACTGCTTCCCGGAATCGTAAAAAAGAGCTTCCCCGGCCGATACGGAGCGGTAACGGGCCTTTATTCCTCCATGCTTGGAGTCGGAGCCACTGCAGGTGCGGCTTTCAGCGTACCGCTTTCGCAGGGAACGGGATTGGGATGGCGGTTTTCAATAGGTTTTTGGGTTGCGGGAGTCGTTCTTGCCATCGCTGCGTGGCTGCCTCAGATGAAGTTCAACTTACCGGTACAGGCTCGAAGGGGGCTGCGGGATTCACTGCGTAATCTCTCCTCGTCAAAAACGGCATGGGGTGTTGCCTTTTTTATGGGCCTACAATCTCTGTCCTTTTTCACCATTATCGCATGGCTTCCCGAAATATTGACCGGGCGTAATGCCACGGCTGAATACGCTGGATATATGCTCGCCTTGACCCAGGGCACAGGGGTAATCGGCACACTCATCGTACCCCAGTGGGCAGCCCGTTTACAACGGCAGCGGCTTCCGGTATATCTTCTCGTTACGGCTGAGATTGTCAGCATCGGCGGCCTCCTCATCCCATCACTCTACCTAACGGGACTTTGGGTCGCCCTGCTGGGATTCAGCCTGGGCGGCACGTTTGGCCTGGCTCTGCTTTTTATTGTATTGCGAACCAGAGACTCAGGGTCGGCGAATGAACTCTCGGCTGTTTCCCAATCCGTCGGTTATACCCTGGCCGCCGCAGGACCAACATTTTTCGGTGCATTGTTCGATCTGTCAGGCAGCTGGACAATTCCCATGTTTTTGCTTCTGATTATTGCAGCAGGCAAAGCCGCGGCCGGACGGATTGCAGGCTCGGACTCCTACGTCTGA
- a CDS encoding PQQ-dependent sugar dehydrogenase: protein MAQSKLTSLYALLITAMVLPLTGCAEAMQTEQNGNDNSETESAEWLGDSFYFPLPETQGDPIESEELTFYVQTVAEDLGVPWGMAFLPDGHVLISQRNGTLHLIRDGEVLDTPVANVPEVWARGQGGLLDMTLHPDYEENGWIYMSYSKPGDGGANTAVIRTRLNPDAPALEDIEELYVGTPFSGRGQHFGGRIAFDPEGYLYFSIGDRGEMETAQDLTKSNGSVIRLNDDGSIPEDNPFVGREGLDEIYTYGLRNIQGMDVHPETGKIWTNEHGPRGGDEINVHSAGANYGWPEITYGINYNGTIITEETEREGMEQPVTYWDPSIAPSGLTFVTSDRYPGWQGDILNGALAFQLISRVEVDGTDFQSEERILEGIGRIRDIEEAPDGYIYFTNESNGTLSRIIPIQD from the coding sequence ATGGCACAAAGTAAACTGACGTCTCTGTATGCATTGCTAATTACGGCAATGGTGCTTCCACTAACGGGTTGTGCCGAAGCCATGCAGACTGAACAAAACGGAAATGATAATAGTGAAACGGAATCGGCTGAATGGCTTGGAGACTCTTTCTACTTCCCGCTTCCTGAAACGCAAGGCGACCCGATTGAGTCGGAAGAGCTAACGTTTTACGTACAGACCGTAGCAGAGGATCTGGGTGTGCCGTGGGGAATGGCGTTTTTGCCGGATGGACATGTGTTGATTTCACAGCGAAACGGCACGCTCCATTTGATTCGGGATGGCGAGGTGCTCGATACTCCGGTAGCGAATGTACCAGAAGTATGGGCCAGAGGGCAAGGCGGGCTTCTTGACATGACGCTCCATCCCGACTACGAAGAGAACGGGTGGATCTATATGAGTTACTCCAAGCCCGGTGACGGCGGTGCCAATACCGCGGTTATCCGTACCCGGCTTAATCCCGACGCTCCAGCACTTGAGGATATTGAAGAGCTTTATGTAGGCACACCTTTTTCGGGCAGGGGTCAGCATTTTGGAGGAAGAATCGCTTTTGATCCCGAAGGTTACCTCTATTTTTCCATAGGAGACCGTGGTGAGATGGAAACGGCGCAGGATCTGACGAAGTCTAACGGCAGTGTTATCCGTTTGAATGATGACGGGAGCATACCCGAGGATAACCCGTTTGTAGGCAGGGAAGGCCTGGATGAAATATATACCTACGGGCTCCGCAATATCCAGGGCATGGATGTGCATCCGGAAACCGGTAAAATCTGGACCAACGAACACGGACCCAGGGGAGGTGATGAGATCAATGTTCACAGTGCCGGTGCAAACTACGGATGGCCCGAAATCACTTATGGCATTAACTACAACGGAACCATCATTACAGAGGAAACGGAGCGTGAAGGAATGGAGCAGCCGGTTACCTATTGGGACCCTTCCATTGCACCATCCGGCCTAACGTTTGTAACCAGCGACCGCTACCCGGGCTGGCAGGGTGATATCCTGAATGGCGCCCTGGCTTTTCAGCTGATCTCAAGAGTGGAAGTGGATGGAACCGACTTCCAGAGTGAAGAGCGAATTCTTGAAGGTATCGGACGTATCCGCGATATAGAGGAAGCGCCTGATGGATACATCTACTTCACAAACGAATCGAACGGCACGCTGAGCCGGATTATTCCGATACAGGACTGA
- a CDS encoding LEA type 2 family protein — protein MKYAVLKGVIILFLLSGCAAIGELSDVREPAVQFREMSVRNITFDDVTLLFDFDVTNPNRFGVSAESYNYEFFINNRSFVSGSMNEPVVIEKESASVIQVPVTLSYREVYETFSSVLNQDQLAYELSTEVDFDLPVLGMQSVPVSTAGEIPVPKPPGIEFGEFKINQVSLSGADAEVSFRVSNPNVFALSLLRASYNLRVNGREWLDTTLNQLIRVESGQSREVRIPVRLNSAQLGSALMDLMGGNTTFNYELAGTASVSADLEGFPASQDIPFELNGTYTVD, from the coding sequence ATGAAATACGCGGTACTTAAAGGGGTTATAATTCTGTTTTTGCTTTCAGGCTGCGCTGCGATCGGTGAGCTCTCGGATGTTCGCGAACCGGCTGTTCAGTTCAGGGAGATGTCTGTACGCAACATCACCTTCGATGACGTAACCCTTCTGTTTGATTTTGATGTAACCAACCCAAACCGGTTTGGCGTGAGTGCAGAGAGTTACAATTATGAGTTTTTTATCAATAACCGTTCTTTTGTTAGCGGCAGTATGAATGAACCGGTTGTAATTGAAAAGGAGTCGGCGTCTGTGATACAAGTTCCCGTGACTCTCAGCTACCGGGAAGTTTACGAAACATTTAGCTCCGTACTGAATCAGGACCAACTTGCCTATGAGCTCTCCACGGAAGTGGACTTTGATCTGCCTGTGCTTGGCATGCAGTCGGTACCCGTCAGTACTGCCGGTGAAATACCCGTTCCAAAGCCTCCGGGAATTGAATTTGGTGAATTCAAAATCAACCAGGTTTCATTGTCAGGTGCTGATGCGGAAGTAAGTTTCCGGGTATCAAACCCCAATGTTTTTGCCCTTTCGCTGTTACGTGCATCCTATAATCTGAGGGTAAACGGACGCGAGTGGCTCGATACCACATTGAACCAGCTGATACGGGTTGAAAGCGGCCAGAGCAGGGAAGTGCGAATCCCGGTCAGACTGAATTCGGCGCAGCTGGGTTCTGCGCTTATGGATCTTATGGGCGGAAACACAACATTCAACTATGAGCTTGCCGGTACAGCTTCGGTTTCCGCAGACCTGGAGGGGTTTCCCGCATCACAGGATATACCTTTTGAACTGAACGGAACCTATACGGTTGATTAA
- a CDS encoding uracil-DNA glycosylase has protein sequence MQISSGISGFVRSLKKTPRGLFNPWYHYDKAHDLSADAPVIRKRQFEHYLAERQGRAKFLLIAEALGYQGGHFTGMAMTSERILLGHQESRYGIRPGHVFKSIEPQRTSKPEINDLGMSEPTATIVWGSLIKLGIDPYEVVLWNAVPWHPYKKDNGMLTNRTPLTGEMEAGLRHLRDFIALFPDSELIAVGRKCEQSLKQLELKHRGVRHPANGGAPAFRRQFAAIYSETERRN, from the coding sequence ATGCAAATCAGCTCCGGAATTTCAGGATTTGTCCGTTCGCTAAAAAAAACGCCGCGCGGACTCTTTAACCCATGGTATCATTACGACAAAGCGCATGATCTCTCGGCTGATGCGCCGGTGATCCGAAAAAGACAGTTTGAACACTACCTGGCTGAACGACAGGGGCGTGCAAAATTTCTGCTCATTGCGGAGGCGCTGGGCTACCAGGGTGGGCACTTCACCGGGATGGCAATGACCTCCGAACGTATCCTATTGGGGCACCAGGAATCGCGCTATGGAATCAGGCCCGGCCATGTTTTCAAAAGTATCGAGCCTCAACGTACAAGCAAACCGGAAATCAACGATCTTGGAATGAGCGAGCCTACGGCTACTATAGTCTGGGGATCCCTGATCAAGCTTGGCATTGATCCATATGAAGTGGTTTTATGGAACGCGGTGCCATGGCACCCATATAAGAAGGATAACGGTATGCTGACCAACAGAACCCCGCTCACGGGCGAGATGGAGGCAGGGCTGCGACACCTCAGGGATTTTATCGCACTCTTTCCTGATTCAGAGCTTATAGCCGTTGGCCGTAAATGTGAACAGAGCCTTAAACAGCTTGAACTGAAGCATCGCGGCGTGAGACACCCTGCAAATGGAGGTGCACCGGCTTTTCGCAGGCAATTTGCCGCGATATACTCTGAAACGGAACGGCGTAATTAA